A single window of Vibrio sp. HB236076 DNA harbors:
- a CDS encoding EAL domain-containing protein gives MLSEQMQHWFTRLTSNNTFFFAILDSQHNYCLVNDRYCDVSGLSKTELVGKNDQQILGDNFYHKLKPYYQRAIKGEFIESEISLDDSDIETSLQFSITPLDEGELKRYLIFHAVDTSEKHLLVRSLEEAENKFSHLLHLLDDGLLMVEDDIILSANPAAAKLLGYNAPKELLGEQLSRLFVDAQTKQSFARPLSELLSTTPTPCSTSARCGFEKAMTLCANQTFQFGAPIQMVMLQSRNSQTSTLDEQPKDNIGIQDPLTKLYNRTGFTQRLEQFIRNKTPLVLLYLDIDNFKNINDSLGHHIGDRVIEEVAKRLQRSLPKRAILGRFGGDEFGIMIPEAESTPHAIEQLGQKVINLINQPFDLHHFTKRLACSIGSVVYPTNAKDARSLLQSADTAMYEAKERGRNRLIQFHEQMNKEARMRLWLEIELQKALQQNGLEVWYQPKVNARDFTIHGAEALVRWKHPVEGYISPAAFIPVAEKAGLIEQLGKVVMREVFTTVKKWKQQNILPGRVAINLSPEQFGNSLLTQYMEKLLKVTGLDPSCITFELTESAVMSDSDHTLQMLNAIKKLGFSLSIDDFGTGYSSLSYLARFPIDELKIDRAFVCDIDTLPKQVTVIENIINLGHALELNVVAEGVENREQASLLSNLKCNSIQGFHFYRPQPKQEVEVLFAKNKRNKN, from the coding sequence ATGCTTTCAGAGCAAATGCAGCACTGGTTTACGAGATTGACATCGAATAATACCTTCTTTTTTGCCATTTTAGACAGTCAACACAATTATTGCTTAGTCAACGACAGGTATTGTGATGTATCGGGTTTGTCCAAGACGGAATTGGTTGGAAAAAATGACCAACAAATCTTAGGGGACAACTTTTACCACAAGCTCAAACCCTATTATCAGCGTGCCATCAAAGGCGAGTTTATCGAGTCAGAAATTTCACTCGACGACTCCGATATCGAAACCAGTTTACAGTTTAGTATTACCCCACTCGATGAAGGGGAGCTCAAACGCTATTTGATTTTCCATGCTGTAGACACCTCTGAAAAACATTTGCTGGTTCGCTCCTTAGAAGAAGCTGAAAACAAGTTTTCTCACCTCCTTCACCTGCTCGATGATGGCCTACTGATGGTTGAAGATGACATTATTTTATCGGCCAATCCAGCCGCCGCCAAATTGCTTGGCTATAACGCGCCTAAAGAGCTACTTGGTGAGCAATTGTCTCGCTTGTTTGTCGATGCGCAAACCAAACAAAGCTTTGCCCGGCCGCTCAGCGAATTGTTGTCAACCACACCAACCCCTTGCTCAACCAGTGCTCGTTGTGGTTTTGAAAAAGCGATGACTCTGTGCGCCAATCAAACTTTTCAGTTTGGGGCACCGATTCAAATGGTCATGCTGCAATCAAGAAATTCACAAACCTCAACCCTCGACGAGCAACCCAAGGATAACATTGGTATTCAAGACCCTCTAACAAAGCTCTACAACCGCACAGGTTTTACCCAACGCCTAGAGCAATTTATTCGCAACAAAACGCCTTTGGTTCTCTTGTATCTCGATATCGATAACTTCAAGAATATTAATGACTCCCTTGGTCATCATATCGGTGACCGCGTGATCGAAGAAGTGGCGAAGCGGCTACAACGCTCTTTGCCAAAGCGTGCGATTCTAGGCCGATTTGGCGGAGATGAATTCGGCATTATGATTCCGGAAGCGGAGAGCACGCCCCATGCGATTGAGCAATTAGGGCAAAAAGTGATTAATCTCATCAACCAGCCGTTTGATTTACACCACTTTACCAAGCGTTTGGCCTGCTCTATTGGCAGTGTGGTTTATCCCACTAACGCCAAAGATGCACGCAGTTTGCTGCAAAGTGCAGACACCGCGATGTATGAAGCGAAAGAGCGCGGTCGCAATCGCTTAATCCAATTTCATGAGCAAATGAATAAAGAAGCGAGAATGAGACTATGGTTGGAGATTGAATTACAAAAAGCGCTGCAACAAAACGGCCTTGAAGTCTGGTATCAGCCTAAGGTGAATGCTCGTGATTTTACCATTCATGGCGCCGAAGCCTTAGTGCGTTGGAAACACCCGGTAGAAGGCTACATTAGCCCTGCCGCCTTTATCCCTGTCGCTGAAAAAGCAGGTCTTATTGAGCAACTTGGCAAAGTGGTCATGCGCGAGGTGTTCACGACAGTCAAAAAGTGGAAGCAACAAAATATTCTCCCTGGCAGGGTGGCGATCAACTTATCGCCAGAGCAATTTGGTAACTCCCTCTTGACACAATACATGGAAAAACTGCTCAAAGTGACAGGGTTGGATCCCAGCTGTATTACCTTTGAATTAACGGAGAGCGCAGTGATGAGTGACAGTGACCACACATTACAAATGCTCAACGCGATTAAAAAATTGGGCTTTTCGTTATCGATAGACGATTTTGGTACTGGGTATTCATCACTGTCTTATTTAGCTCGTTTTCCCATTGATGAGTTAAAAATAGACCGAGCGTTTGTCTGTGATATCGACACCTTACCCAAACAGGTCACCGTGATTGAAAACATCATTAACCTTGGACACGCACTAGAGCTCAATGTCGTGGCTGAAGGAGTAGAAAACCGAGAGCAAGCCAGTTTACTTTCCAATCTCAAGTGCAATTCAATTCAAGGCTTCCACTTTTATCGACCTCAACCCAAACAAGAGGTTGAGGTCTTATTTGCCAAAAATAAGCGTAACAAAAATTAA
- the truB gene encoding tRNA pseudouridine(55) synthase TruB, translating into MARRRKGRPVDGVLLLDKPTGESSNHVLQRVKRAFFAEKAGHTGALDPLATGMLPICLGEATKFSQFLLDSDKRYRVVAKLGERTDTSDSDGEIVERRPIDFSPEQLAQAVESFRGETLQVPSMFSALKHQGKPLYEYARQGIEVERQARPIHVYDIQLIKHENDEIEMDVHCSKGTYIRTIVDDLGEMLGCGAHVTYLRRTAVANYPYEKMVTLEQLDALLEQANESQVAPKTLLDPLLLPMDTAVAALPKVNLIDELADMILHGQPVQVIGAPASGQVCLTAGESQTFIGVGVINDDGNIAPKRLVVFREQ; encoded by the coding sequence ATGGCACGTCGTCGTAAAGGACGCCCCGTCGATGGGGTTTTATTATTAGACAAGCCCACTGGCGAGTCGAGTAATCACGTACTACAAAGAGTGAAACGCGCTTTTTTTGCTGAAAAAGCTGGTCATACTGGCGCGTTAGATCCTCTTGCGACGGGGATGCTGCCCATTTGTTTGGGTGAAGCAACCAAGTTTTCACAATTCTTGCTTGATTCCGACAAGCGCTACCGCGTGGTTGCCAAACTGGGTGAGCGCACCGACACCTCGGACTCCGATGGTGAGATTGTCGAGCGTCGTCCAATCGACTTTAGCCCTGAGCAATTGGCTCAAGCGGTTGAGAGTTTTCGCGGTGAAACTCTTCAAGTTCCCTCGATGTTTTCTGCACTTAAGCACCAAGGTAAACCCTTGTATGAATATGCAAGACAAGGGATTGAGGTCGAGCGTCAAGCACGTCCTATCCACGTCTATGATATCCAGTTGATAAAACATGAGAATGATGAAATCGAAATGGACGTTCATTGTTCTAAGGGCACTTACATCCGCACTATCGTTGATGACTTGGGTGAAATGCTAGGCTGTGGCGCGCATGTGACGTATCTGCGCCGCACTGCCGTTGCCAATTATCCTTATGAAAAAATGGTCACGCTCGAGCAACTCGATGCGCTACTCGAACAAGCCAACGAGAGTCAAGTGGCGCCAAAAACGCTACTTGATCCTTTGCTATTGCCTATGGATACCGCGGTTGCTGCGCTGCCTAAAGTCAATTTGATCGATGAATTAGCCGATATGATTCTACACGGCCAGCCAGTCCAAGTTATTGGCGCTCCGGCATCAGGCCAGGTGTGTTTGACCGCCGGTGAATCTCAAACATTTATCGGTGTTGGGGTGATTAATGACGATGGCAATATTGCCCCTAAGCGCCTAGTGGTTTTTCGCGAACAATAA
- the nlpI gene encoding lipoprotein NlpI: MVKWLALLGMSSVLLLSGCATQQETSEHWVFPAMAVPLQPSAEQQVKIAQLTQLLARKNLPADVRAKMLVERGHFYDSVGLDELARVDFFQSLKINPQQPAIFNILGVYETQRANFDDAYQFFDSTLELNPQDTFAQRNRAIALYYGERYLLALEDMNAYWREDPSDPFRVLWRYVIEQKVDPQQAKAHLAESYQQRNARWGWLIVAVMLDEISERQAFQVVMDNSENNNDLAERLTELYFYMGKKYQINQDYAHAISLYKLVLSYNVFDYLEHRYTFVELGNIYRSLTLDEEESASAKDDSAEQ; the protein is encoded by the coding sequence GTGGTGAAATGGTTAGCATTATTGGGAATGAGCTCAGTACTATTACTGAGCGGTTGCGCTACTCAACAGGAGACTTCTGAACATTGGGTCTTTCCGGCTATGGCAGTACCGCTGCAGCCTTCGGCAGAACAACAAGTGAAAATTGCTCAGTTAACGCAGTTGCTTGCGCGAAAAAACCTACCGGCTGATGTCAGGGCCAAAATGTTGGTTGAGCGAGGGCATTTCTATGACAGTGTTGGGCTGGATGAGTTAGCTCGCGTTGATTTTTTTCAATCATTGAAGATCAACCCCCAGCAACCGGCAATCTTTAATATCCTTGGTGTCTATGAAACGCAAAGGGCCAATTTTGATGATGCTTATCAATTTTTTGATTCGACATTGGAGCTCAACCCGCAAGATACTTTTGCTCAGCGCAATCGCGCCATTGCCCTGTATTACGGCGAACGCTACTTGTTGGCACTCGAAGATATGAACGCTTATTGGCGTGAAGATCCCAGTGATCCTTTTCGCGTGTTGTGGCGCTATGTCATTGAGCAAAAAGTGGACCCGCAACAAGCTAAAGCCCACTTAGCAGAGAGTTATCAGCAGAGAAACGCTCGTTGGGGGTGGTTAATTGTCGCTGTCATGCTCGATGAAATTAGTGAGCGACAAGCCTTTCAAGTGGTGATGGACAATAGCGAAAACAATAACGATCTCGCTGAGCGCTTAACCGAGTTGTACTTTTATATGGGCAAAAAATATCAAATCAACCAAGATTACGCCCATGCGATCTCTTTGTATAAATTGGTCTTATCTTATAACGTTTTTGACTATTTAGAGCACAGGTATACGTTTGTCGAGCTTGGCAACATTTATCGTAGCTTAACTCTGGATGAGGAAGAGTCGGCATCGGCGAAAGATGACAGTGCAGAGCAATGA
- the infB gene encoding translation initiation factor IF-2: MTEFTVKALSEEIGTPVDRLIKQLADAGINKSSSDTISQTEKQTLLTYLKKEHGDTSDESAPTRLTLQRKTRSTLSVSAAGGKNKDVQVEVRKKRTYVKRSALDEEAKREAEEAAKREAEELAKREAEEKAKREAEETAKREAEEAAKREAEQKAKREAEEAAKRDAEEKAKSEANATHRDQEAAHVAEEKLKQEAARKEAEELKRRQDEAAKRKAEEESQRKIQEARQLAEQNNERWSAEQEKKGDMEDTDYHVTTSRYAREAEDEADRRVEGGRRKKKKKASSKDSENANSGREPRNKANRRNRKPSKPSSMQHGFDKTATVAKQDVVIGETIVVSELAQKMSVKGTEVIKVMMKMGAMATINQVIDQETAQLVAEEMGHKVVLRKENELEEAVLSDRDDNAESVPRAPVVTIMGHVDHGKTSTLDYIRRAHVASGEAGGITQHIGAYHVETDNGMITFLDTPGHAAFTAMRARGAQATDIVVLVVAADDGVMPQTKEAIQHAKAAGVPLIVAVNKIDKEEANPDNVKNELAQFDVIPEEWGGENMFVHISAKQGTNIDALLEAILLQAEVLELNAVKEGMASGVVVESRLDKGRGPVATILVQSGTLNKGDIVLCGQEYGRVRAMRDELGNEVMQAGPSIPVEVLGLSGVPAAGDEATVVRDERKAREVANYRQGKFREVKLARQQKAKLENMFSNMASGDVAELNIVLKADVQGSVEAIADSLTKLSTDEVKVNIVGSGVGGITETDAVLAAASNAIVVGFNVRADASARRTVETENLDLRYYSIIYQLIDEVKQAMSGMLAPEFKQEIIGLAEVRDVFKSPKLGAIAGCMVTEGVIKRNNPIRVLRDNVVIYEGELESLRRFKDDVQEVKNGYECGIGVKNYNDVRVGDQIEVFEVVEIKRTID, from the coding sequence ATGACAGAATTTACCGTGAAAGCACTGAGTGAAGAGATTGGCACCCCAGTTGACCGCTTGATAAAACAACTCGCCGACGCTGGCATTAACAAGTCAAGTAGTGATACGATTTCACAAACAGAGAAACAAACTCTACTGACTTACTTGAAAAAAGAGCACGGAGACACCAGTGATGAGAGCGCTCCGACTCGTTTGACACTTCAGCGCAAAACGCGCAGTACTCTTAGTGTTAGTGCAGCAGGTGGTAAAAATAAAGACGTTCAAGTCGAAGTTCGCAAGAAACGCACTTATGTAAAACGCAGTGCACTCGACGAAGAAGCAAAACGCGAAGCGGAAGAAGCCGCGAAACGTGAAGCCGAAGAACTTGCTAAACGCGAAGCCGAAGAAAAAGCGAAGCGTGAAGCAGAAGAAACAGCAAAGCGCGAGGCGGAAGAAGCTGCCAAACGCGAAGCTGAGCAAAAAGCGAAGCGTGAGGCCGAAGAAGCCGCTAAGCGTGACGCAGAAGAAAAAGCGAAAAGTGAAGCTAATGCAACACATCGCGATCAAGAGGCGGCCCATGTCGCTGAAGAGAAATTAAAGCAAGAAGCAGCGCGAAAAGAAGCCGAAGAGCTAAAACGTCGTCAGGATGAAGCGGCAAAGCGTAAGGCTGAAGAAGAAAGTCAGCGTAAAATTCAGGAAGCTCGACAACTGGCTGAACAAAATAATGAGCGTTGGTCTGCGGAACAAGAGAAAAAAGGTGATATGGAAGATACAGATTACCATGTAACGACTTCACGTTATGCCCGTGAGGCCGAAGATGAAGCAGACCGTCGCGTAGAGGGCGGTCGTCGTAAGAAGAAAAAGAAAGCAAGCTCGAAAGACAGCGAAAATGCCAACAGCGGTCGCGAACCGCGTAATAAGGCGAATCGCCGCAATCGCAAGCCATCTAAACCTTCTTCGATGCAGCACGGCTTTGATAAGACAGCAACGGTTGCTAAGCAAGACGTTGTCATCGGTGAAACGATCGTCGTCTCTGAGCTGGCTCAAAAAATGTCTGTCAAAGGCACTGAAGTCATCAAAGTGATGATGAAAATGGGTGCTATGGCAACCATCAACCAAGTTATCGACCAAGAAACAGCTCAGTTAGTTGCTGAGGAAATGGGCCATAAAGTGGTTCTGCGCAAAGAAAATGAGCTTGAAGAAGCGGTACTTTCTGATCGCGATGACAACGCTGAATCTGTGCCTCGTGCACCGGTTGTGACCATTATGGGTCACGTTGACCACGGTAAAACGTCGACACTGGATTACATTCGTCGTGCTCACGTTGCCTCTGGAGAAGCCGGTGGTATTACCCAGCACATCGGTGCTTACCACGTAGAAACGGATAACGGCATGATCACCTTCCTGGATACCCCAGGACACGCGGCCTTTACCGCTATGCGTGCTCGTGGTGCTCAAGCGACGGATATCGTTGTTCTGGTTGTTGCTGCAGACGATGGCGTCATGCCACAAACAAAAGAAGCTATCCAACACGCGAAAGCGGCGGGTGTGCCTCTTATTGTTGCAGTGAACAAGATCGATAAAGAAGAAGCGAACCCAGACAACGTTAAAAATGAGCTTGCTCAGTTTGATGTTATTCCTGAAGAGTGGGGCGGTGAGAACATGTTTGTTCACATCTCTGCTAAACAGGGAACCAACATAGATGCGCTTCTTGAAGCAATTCTTCTTCAAGCGGAAGTGTTAGAGCTTAACGCAGTGAAAGAAGGCATGGCCTCTGGCGTGGTGGTAGAATCTCGCCTCGATAAAGGTCGCGGTCCTGTCGCTACCATCCTAGTTCAATCGGGTACGTTGAACAAAGGCGATATCGTTCTGTGTGGTCAAGAGTACGGGCGCGTTCGCGCAATGCGTGATGAACTCGGCAACGAAGTGATGCAAGCAGGCCCATCGATTCCTGTTGAAGTATTGGGCTTGTCTGGTGTTCCAGCGGCCGGTGATGAAGCCACTGTGGTTCGCGATGAGCGTAAAGCGCGTGAAGTCGCCAACTACCGTCAAGGCAAATTCCGCGAAGTTAAGCTTGCTCGTCAACAAAAAGCGAAGCTTGAGAACATGTTCTCGAATATGGCTTCTGGTGACGTGGCAGAACTGAACATTGTACTCAAAGCAGACGTTCAAGGTTCGGTTGAAGCGATTGCTGATTCATTGACGAAATTGTCAACGGATGAAGTAAAAGTCAATATCGTTGGTTCTGGTGTTGGTGGTATTACCGAGACTGATGCTGTTCTTGCGGCTGCGTCTAACGCTATCGTTGTTGGTTTTAACGTTCGTGCTGATGCTTCTGCTCGTCGTACCGTTGAAACTGAAAACTTAGACTTGCGTTACTACTCAATCATTTATCAATTGATTGATGAAGTGAAACAAGCGATGAGCGGTATGCTTGCGCCTGAATTTAAGCAAGAGATCATTGGTCTTGCTGAAGTTCGCGATGTGTTCAAATCACCTAAGTTGGGCGCGATTGCCGGCTGTATGGTCACAGAAGGTGTCATCAAGCGCAATAACCCAATTCGCGTTCTTCGTGATAACGTGGTTATCTATGAAGGTGAGCTTGAGTCGCTACGTCGCTTTAAAGATGACGTGCAAGAAGTGAAAAATGGTTATGAGTGTGGTATCGGTGTTAAAAACTACAACGATGTCCGCGTTGGTGACCAAATTGAAGTATTCGAAGTCGTTGAAATTAAACGTACTATCGATTAA
- the pnp gene encoding polyribonucleotide nucleotidyltransferase: MFEKPVVKTFQYGNHTVTLETGIIARQATAAVMVTMDDTAVFVSVVGKKEAVEGQDFFPLTVNYQERTYAAGKIPGGFFKREGRPSEGETLTARLIDRPIRPLFPDSFKNEVQVIATVVSVNPDVQPDIVTMIGTSAALAISGIPFNGPIGAARVGHIDGQLVLNPSNTELENSKLDLVVAGTESAVLMVESEADNLTEEEMLSAVVYGHDQQQTVISAINEFAAEVATPAWDWVAPAENTELKAKIAQLAEAQLVEAYQITEKMARYERIGQISAQVSETLLAEDDTLNPKEIHTIFHDLEKTVVRSRIISGQPRIDGREKDMVRALDVRTGVLPRTHGSALFTRGETQAMVTATLGTQRDAQIIDELTGERKDHFLLHYNFPPYCVGETGFVGSPKRREIGHGKLAKRGIAAVMPSVDEFPYTVRVVSEITESNGSSSMASVCGTSLALMDAGVPIKSSVAGIAMGLVKEGDDFVVLSDILGDEDHLGDMDFKVAGTNEGITALQMDIKIEGITKEIMQIALNQAQGARKHILSVMDQAIAGARDDISEFAPRIHTMKISAEKIKDVIGKGGAVIRQLTEETGTTIEIEDDGTIKIAATEGTAAKEAIRRIEEITAEVEVGRIYTGKVARLADFGAFVTILPGKDGLVHISQIADKRVEKVSDYLSEGQEVKVKVLEIDRQNRVRLSMKEAVEKPAEEAEQAPASADNAGE, from the coding sequence ATGTTCGAAAAACCCGTAGTAAAAACGTTTCAATACGGTAATCATACCGTTACTTTAGAAACTGGTATTATCGCACGCCAAGCCACCGCTGCTGTGATGGTGACCATGGATGACACTGCTGTATTCGTTTCAGTGGTTGGTAAAAAAGAGGCCGTTGAAGGCCAAGATTTCTTCCCATTAACGGTTAACTACCAAGAGCGTACTTACGCGGCAGGTAAAATCCCTGGTGGTTTCTTCAAACGCGAAGGCCGTCCTTCAGAAGGCGAAACATTAACCGCTCGTCTTATCGACCGCCCAATCCGCCCACTGTTCCCAGATTCGTTTAAAAACGAAGTTCAAGTGATTGCGACAGTTGTCTCGGTGAACCCTGATGTTCAACCTGACATTGTTACTATGATTGGTACGTCTGCGGCATTGGCCATTTCAGGCATTCCATTTAACGGCCCAATCGGTGCGGCGCGCGTTGGTCATATCGATGGTCAGTTAGTGTTAAACCCGAGTAACACAGAGCTTGAAAACTCTAAACTAGACTTAGTGGTTGCGGGTACTGAATCGGCTGTATTAATGGTTGAATCCGAAGCGGATAACTTAACAGAAGAAGAAATGCTCTCTGCTGTGGTTTACGGCCACGATCAACAACAAACGGTGATCAGCGCCATTAATGAGTTTGCTGCAGAAGTCGCAACACCGGCATGGGACTGGGTTGCTCCAGCGGAAAACACTGAGCTGAAAGCAAAAATTGCACAGCTAGCAGAAGCGCAATTGGTCGAAGCGTATCAGATCACTGAAAAGATGGCGCGTTATGAACGCATTGGTCAAATCAGTGCTCAAGTCAGCGAAACGCTATTGGCGGAAGATGACACGCTTAACCCGAAAGAGATCCACACGATTTTCCACGATCTAGAAAAAACCGTTGTTCGCAGCCGTATTATTTCTGGTCAGCCGCGTATTGATGGCCGTGAAAAAGACATGGTTCGCGCTTTGGATGTTCGTACGGGTGTACTTCCTCGTACCCACGGTTCGGCTTTGTTCACTCGTGGTGAAACCCAAGCTATGGTGACCGCGACGCTTGGTACCCAGCGCGATGCTCAAATTATCGATGAGTTGACCGGTGAGCGTAAAGACCACTTCTTGTTACACTACAACTTCCCTCCATACTGTGTGGGTGAAACGGGCTTTGTCGGTTCACCTAAGCGTCGTGAAATTGGTCACGGTAAACTGGCTAAACGCGGTATTGCTGCGGTAATGCCATCGGTTGATGAATTCCCATACACAGTGCGTGTTGTATCGGAAATTACCGAGTCTAACGGCTCTTCATCAATGGCTTCTGTATGTGGTACTTCCCTTGCTCTTATGGATGCAGGTGTGCCAATTAAGTCATCCGTTGCCGGTATTGCGATGGGCCTAGTGAAAGAAGGCGATGATTTTGTCGTGCTGTCTGACATCTTAGGTGACGAAGACCACTTAGGTGATATGGACTTTAAAGTTGCGGGTACCAATGAAGGTATTACTGCGCTACAAATGGATATCAAGATTGAAGGTATCACGAAAGAGATCATGCAGATTGCGCTAAATCAAGCACAAGGTGCGCGTAAGCACATCCTATCTGTCATGGATCAAGCCATTGCTGGCGCTCGTGATGATATCTCTGAGTTTGCTCCTCGTATCCACACGATGAAGATCAGTGCTGAAAAGATCAAAGACGTTATCGGTAAAGGCGGTGCGGTTATTCGTCAATTGACAGAAGAAACCGGTACAACGATTGAAATCGAAGATGACGGTACCATCAAAATTGCAGCAACCGAAGGAACAGCGGCAAAAGAAGCGATTCGCCGTATCGAAGAAATCACCGCAGAAGTTGAAGTTGGCCGCATCTACACAGGTAAAGTTGCTCGCCTTGCTGACTTTGGTGCTTTCGTGACCATCTTGCCTGGTAAAGATGGCTTGGTACACATTTCTCAAATTGCGGATAAACGCGTCGAGAAAGTCTCTGACTACTTGAGCGAAGGCCAAGAAGTAAAAGTGAAGGTCTTGGAAATTGACCGTCAAAACCGCGTGCGTTTGAGCATGAAAGAAGCGGTTGAGAAACCAGCAGAAGAAGCAGAACAAGCGCCAGCATCGGCAGATAATGCAGGTGAATAA
- the rbfA gene encoding 30S ribosome-binding factor RbfA: MSKEFSRTQRVAQQLQKELAMILQREVRDSRLGMVTVSDVEVSRDLAYAKVFVTFLCVGEQTPESCLKALREHETHIRMMLGKRIRLRLTPEVRFYYDETLVEGMRMSNLVSEVVSQDNEKKHSSGREDEE, from the coding sequence ATGTCAAAAGAATTCAGCCGCACCCAACGTGTCGCACAACAATTGCAAAAAGAATTGGCGATGATCTTACAACGCGAAGTCAGAGACTCTCGTTTGGGCATGGTCACGGTTTCCGATGTTGAAGTGTCTCGTGATCTCGCTTACGCCAAAGTATTTGTTACTTTCTTATGTGTGGGTGAGCAGACTCCAGAAAGCTGTCTCAAAGCGCTGCGTGAGCACGAGACCCACATTCGAATGATGCTTGGCAAACGCATTCGCTTACGCCTGACCCCCGAAGTGCGTTTTTATTACGATGAGACGCTAGTTGAAGGGATGAGAATGTCTAACTTGGTCAGTGAAGTGGTCAGTCAAGACAATGAGAAAAAACACTCATCAGGTCGCGAGGACGAAGAGTAA
- the rpsO gene encoding 30S ribosomal protein S15, whose amino-acid sequence MSLNAETKAAVVAEYARGEGDTGSPEVQVALLTASIKHLQGHFQEHKGDHHSRRGLLRMVSRRRKLLDYLKGKDLARYQDLIKRLGLRR is encoded by the coding sequence ATGTCTCTGAATGCAGAAACTAAAGCAGCTGTTGTAGCTGAATACGCACGTGGCGAAGGCGACACTGGTTCACCAGAAGTACAAGTAGCACTACTTACTGCTTCTATTAAACACCTACAAGGTCACTTCCAAGAGCACAAAGGCGATCACCACAGCCGTCGTGGTCTTCTACGTATGGTTTCTCGTCGTCGTAAACTTCTAGATTACCTAAAAGGTAAAGATCTAGCTCGTTACCAAGACCTAATCAAGCGTCTAGGTCTACGTCGTTAA
- a CDS encoding DNA polymerase III subunit psi — protein sequence MRENHSSYLSEMGISTWQLTHPERLLGYQAKKISPVNDCQLLLVMSEKPSQNYSTLLQKIAQSMGLTLSQVGHVFPRDISTIDQQALRWVWFCGCDPTALDHSDISVLISPSLAVINASQAHKRHLWHQIKQSLGGERD from the coding sequence ATGCGTGAAAATCATTCTTCATATTTGTCTGAGATGGGTATCAGTACCTGGCAACTCACTCATCCAGAACGTTTGCTTGGTTACCAAGCGAAAAAAATTTCACCGGTCAATGACTGCCAATTATTGTTAGTGATGTCAGAGAAACCCAGCCAAAACTACTCGACTTTGTTGCAAAAGATAGCGCAAAGTATGGGCCTGACGTTGTCTCAAGTTGGGCATGTTTTCCCCCGTGATATCAGCACGATTGATCAACAAGCTTTGCGTTGGGTGTGGTTTTGCGGTTGCGATCCGACTGCGCTTGATCATAGTGATATTTCAGTTTTGATCTCACCCAGTTTAGCGGTGATCAATGCTTCCCAAGCACATAAAAGACATCTATGGCACCAAATAAAACAAAGCTTAGGAGGCGAGCGTGATTAG
- a CDS encoding GNAT family N-acetyltransferase, which yields MLIRTEAPADILPIEQLVTDYGDSDELPRAIRKLRQTGQMTLSLVACDDDGMIQGHLLFTELALESTQSVQWLCALTLSPSFQRDGSLKEALIEYGLETLSELSYSTCVTHQGAWWAYKSTADKIAVDKADLDASHWAWLSLAPSSTSCPNNPSFLFSPEQKQLFV from the coding sequence ATGTTGATTCGCACAGAAGCCCCCGCTGATATATTGCCGATTGAGCAACTGGTTACTGACTACGGTGACTCTGATGAGTTGCCTAGGGCCATTCGCAAATTAAGGCAAACTGGGCAGATGACATTGTCATTGGTTGCCTGTGATGATGACGGGATGATTCAGGGGCATTTACTGTTTACTGAGTTAGCACTAGAATCGACCCAGTCTGTTCAGTGGCTGTGTGCGTTAACTCTTTCTCCTTCCTTTCAGCGTGATGGGTCGTTGAAAGAGGCGTTGATCGAATATGGGCTTGAAACACTTAGTGAGTTAAGTTATTCCACTTGTGTGACTCATCAAGGTGCTTGGTGGGCTTATAAAAGCACGGCGGATAAGATAGCAGTAGACAAGGCTGATCTCGACGCCTCCCATTGGGCTTGGTTAAGTTTGGCTCCCTCATCGACATCCTGTCCGAACAATCCAAGTTTTTTATTCTCGCCAGAACAAAAACAACTGTTTGTTTAA